A single window of Drosophila suzukii chromosome 3, CBGP_Dsuzu_IsoJpt1.0, whole genome shotgun sequence DNA harbors:
- the LOC108020787 gene encoding lysosomal aspartic protease, protein MRFSIIVLCALICLFVILTEARQKKVNRAASRSLAVRNGNKKQRSNVRQRNGNKPSAKSKNLKKRRPNAGKKKKKSKNLAKKNRRKSNSAKNRKAKVKSSSTSSSSIATLPLDFQQNFVRTTDNLRSEKAFLARRYGFGFAKTSGTARLKNTANMEYTCKLSIGTPKQRFTILPDTGSSNLWVTGPQCKSKACRKHMRYRPTKSSTYIEDGEEFEIEYESGALAGYLAIDTVSIAGLTVTNQTFAMSSKEPGSTFTTANFDGILGMGYKSISVDGVTPVVQNMCAQDVISPCRFAICMKGGGSSSRGGAIFFGNSSTSAYSGSNSYTYTPVTTKGYWQFTLQAVYVGSTKVSGSVQAIVDSGTSLMTAPTAIYKKINKILGCKETSSGECWMKCSTDVPDVTMVIGGTEFVLKGKKMMLKVKTSKGKTVCISVVTEVPDEPMILGDAFIRHFCTVFDFANNRIGFAATTYKT, encoded by the coding sequence ATGCGTTTCAGCATCATAGTGCTTTGTGCTTTAATTTGCCTATTCGTTATTTTGACCGAAGCTAGACAGAAGAAAGTGAATCGTGCGGCATCCAGATCCTTGGCAGTCAGAAATGGAAACAAAAAGCAGCGAAGTAATGTGCGTCAACGAAATGGAAATAAGCCATCTGCCAAATCGAAGAATCTTAAGAAACGTAGACCAAATGCGGGcaagaagaaaaagaaaagtaaaaatttGGCCAAgaaaaatcgaagaaaaagtAATTCAGCCAAAAATCGTAAAGCGAAGGTCAAGTCAAGTTCTACCAGTAGTTCCAGTATTGCTACTCTACCACTGGATTTCCAACAGAATTTCGTACGAACCACGGACAATTTGCGATCGGAGAAGGCATTTTTGGCCAGACGTTATGGTTTTGGTTTTGCCAAGACTTCTGGAACCGCAAGACTAAAAAACACGGCAAATATGGAGTACACCTGCAAGCTAAGCATTGGAACACCGAAGCAAAGGTTCACAATACTTCCGGATACCGGTAGTTCGAATCTGTGGGTCACAGGACCGCAATGCAAGAGCAAGGCCTGCCGGAAACATATGCGTTATCGTCCTACAAAATCGAGCACCTATATAGAAGACGGCGAGGAATTCGAGATTGAATATGAGTCGGGTGCTCTGGCAGGATATCTGGCCATTGACACTGTGAGTATAGCTGGACTGACAGTCACCAACCAGACCTTCGCGATGAGCAGCAAGGAACCGGGAAGTACCTTTACAACGGCCAATTTCGATGGTATACTGGGTATGGGTTATAAGTCCATATCCGTGGATGGTGTCACGCCCGTGGTGCAGAACATGTGCGCGCAGGATGTGATCAGCCCTTGTAGGTTTGCCATTTGCATGAAGGGCGGTGGCAGCTCCTCCCGAGGTGGTGCCATATTCTTCGGTAACTCCAGTACCAGCGCTTACAGTGGATCGAATAGCTATACCTACACTCCGGTGACCACAAAGGGTTACTGGCAGTTTACGCTGCAGGCTGTCTACGTCGGCAGCACCAAAGTGAGTGGTTCGGTGCAGGCAATTGTGGATTCCGGAACTTCCCTCATGACTGCCCCAACTGCAATCTACAAAAAGATTAACAAGATCCTCGGTTGCAAGGAGACCTCCAGCGGAGAGTGTTGGATGAAGTGCTCGACGGATGTACCCGACGTCACCATGGTCATTGGGGGCACAGAGTTCGTTCTTAAGGGTAAAAAGATGATGTTGAAAGTGAAAACCTCCAAGGGCAAGACTGTTTGCATATCGGTGGTAACCGAAGTTCCGGACGAACCTATGATCTTGGGCGATGCCTTCATCAGGCATTTCTGCACCGTCTTCGACTTCGCCAATAATCGCATTGGATTTGCTGCCACTACCTATAAGACCTAG
- the LOC108020788 gene encoding cathepsin D — translation MLRILFGLLAFSCLSFANKKVLKVPLYATEKVSGSDLFFARNLTKGSETLHLKLQTHTNLAYYGNISMGTPKQHFSVIFDTGSSNTWLPSINCPKSNLACQNHRRYNSSRSSTYTPDGRNFTLRYGSGRVVGYLSKDTLHFSGADLPDVIFGESLFLQHFAFNTVRFDGLVGLGLGVLAWSNTTPFLELLCAKKLIEKCLFSVYLRRHPPDIPGGEILFGGFDKSKFEGKLHYVPISLWNSWNLEITKTTVGSKQIGGKINAILDTGTSLILMPQESYDNLLKVLSTRVENGYNVLTCEDKTLPNVNILIGGKVFPLTANDYLMELTLGRKKLCVLAVAPINRGFWVLGDVFLGRYYTVYDAAAKRIGLAKAVRRGK, via the coding sequence ATGCTTCGAATCTTGTTTGGCTTACTCGCATTTTCGTGTTTATCCTTTGCCAATAAAAAAGTACTGAAAGTTCCGCTCTATGCTACGGAAAAAGTCAGTGGAAGTGATCTTTTCTTCGCCAGAAACTTAACCAAAGGAAGTGAGACACTTCACCTAAAGTTACAGACCCACACAAACCTGGCATATTATGGAAACATTTCCATGGGAACTCCGAAGCAACATTTTAGTGTGATCTTCGACACTGGATCTTCCAACACTTGGTTGCCCTCTATAAATTGTCCCAAAAGCAATTTAGCCTGTCAGAACCATCGAAGATACAACTCTTCGCGATCCAGTACTTATACACCTGATGGACGCAACTTTACCCTGCGATATGGATCTGGTAGAGTGGTTGGTTATCTATCCAAGGACACCCTACATTTTTCTGGAGCTGATCTACCAGACGTAATATTCGGAGAAAGTCTATTCCTGCAACATTTTGCCTTCAATACCGTGAGATTTGATGGACTGGTGGGCTTGGGTCTGGGAGTATTAGCCTGGTCCAATACGACACCATTTTTGGAACTCCTGTGTGCCAAAAAACTGATTGAGAAATGCCTATTCTCGGTTTACCTCCGACGACATCCTCCAGATATACCTGGCGGAGAGATACTCTTCGGCGGATTTGATAAATCAAAATTTGAAGGAAAACTTCATTATGTGCCGATAAGCCTATGGAACAGTTGGAATCTGGAAATAACTAAAACAACCGTGGGATCTAAgcaaattggtggaaaaatcaATGCTATTTTGGATACGGGCACGTCGCTGATTTTAATGCCCCAAGAATCGTACGATAATCTGCTAAAAGTCTTATCAACTAGAGTAGAAAATGGCTATAATGTACTAACATGTGAGGACAAAACTCTGCCTAATGTTAATATTCTCATCGGAGGCAAAGTATTTCCCCTAACAGCCAATGATTATCTGATGGAGTTGACACTTGGTCGTAAAAAGTTGTGTGTACTGGCCGTTGCTCCCATTAATAGGGGATTTTGGGTGCTGGGAGATGTCTTTCTGGGCCGATATTATACGGTTTATGATGCCGCGGCCAAGAGAATTGGATTGGCCAAGGCGGTACGAAGGGGTAAATAA
- the LOC108020827 gene encoding lysosomal aspartic protease, producing the protein MQCLLWLLLSLWILCLFWTRSEGQLIRIPMQYQASFMASRRQHRAGRTSLLAKYNVVGGPEITSRDNLGATETLDNRLNLEYAGPISIGSPGQPFNMLFDTGSANLWVPSADCSSKNLACQHHHRYNSSASSSYVPDGRRFAIAYGTGSLSGRLAQDTVAIGQLVVRNQTFGMAMHEPGSTFVDTNFAGIVGLGFRAIAEQRIKPLFENMCDQHLVDECIFSFYLKRNGSERMGGELLFGGVDKSKFSGTLTYVPLTHAGYWQFPMDGIELGGRIISQNRQAIADTGTSLLAAPPREYLIINSLLGGLPTSNNEYLLNCAEINKLPEIVFIIGGQRFPLQPRDYVMSAANDDGSVICLSAFTLMEAEFWILGDVFIGRYYTAFDVGHRRIGFAPAA; encoded by the coding sequence ATGCAGTGCCTCCTATGGCTGCTCTTGTCCCTGTGGATCTTGTGCCTGTTTTGGACAAGATCAGAGGGCCAATTGATCCGCATTCCAATGCAATATCAGGCATCTTTTATGGCCAGTCGTCGGCAGCATCGTGCAGGAAGAACATCTCTGTTAGCCAAATACAATGTGGTTGGTGGACCGGAGATTACGTCAAGGGATAACCTAGGAGCTACAGAAACTTTGGATAATCGATTGAATCTGGAGTACGCTGGACCCATCAGCATTGGATCGCCGGGTCAGCCCTTCAATATGCTGTTCGACACAGGATCCGCCAATCTCTGGGTGCCCAGTGCAGACTGTTCATCCAAGAACTTGGCCTGTCAGCACCATCATCGCTACAACTCCAGTGCCTCGAGCAGTTATGTTCCGGATGGTCGAAGGTTTGCCATAGCCTATGGAACTGGAAGTCTATCGGGTCGTTTGGCCCAGGATACGGTGGCCATTGGCCAACTGGTGGTGCGGAATCAAACTTTTGGAATGGCCATGCATGAGCCGGGATCAACCTTTGTGGATACCAATTTTGCGGGGATCGTAGGACTTGGTTTTCGAGCCATAGCTGAGCAGAGAATAAAACCATTGTTCGAAAATATGTGCGATCAACATTTAGTGGATGAGTGTATATTCTCGTTTTACCTGAAACGCAATGGCAGTGAAAGAATGGGTGGTGAGCTACTGTTCGGTGGTGTGGATAAGAGCAAGTTTTCGGGAACCCTAACCTATGTACCACTCACCCACGCAGGGTATTGGCAGTTCCCAATGGATGGCATTGAATTGGGCGGTAGGATAATCAGCCAGAATCGCCAGGCCATTGCGGATACGGGCACATCTCTCTTGGCAGCTCCTCCCAGGGAATATCTGATAATAAATAGTCTTCTAGGAGGCTTACCCACCTCGAATAATGAATATCTGCTCAACTGTGCGGAGATCAATAAATTGCCCGAGATAGTGTTCATCATTGGAGGTCAGCGATTTCCCCTGCAGCCCAGGGATTATGTAATGAGTGCTGCCAATGATGATGGATCGGTGATATGTTTATCTGCTTTTACGCTGATGGAGGCAGAGTTTTGGATTCTGGGAGACGTGTTCATAGGGCGTTATTACACCGCCTTTGATGTGGGCCATCGGCGGATCGGATTTGCTCCAGCAGCCTGA
- the LOC108020831 gene encoding uncharacterized protein, whose product MKAFLSLALLLALALSQVSASCPESCPDTEDVVWALGGICNVFRNKCYFDQANCNRDPALTITTKEECQKNCDIACIAQYDPVYGTYKGQERRFGNECEKTVHTCRTGETFV is encoded by the exons ATGAAGGCGTTCTTATCTCTGGCTCTGTTGCTGGCTCTGGCTTTAAGCCAAGTTAGTGCTAGTTGCCCGGAAAGCTGTCCCGATACGGAGGATGTCGTCTGGGCTCTTGGAGGCATTTGCAATGTTTTCCGCAACAAGTGCTACTTCGACCAGGCGAACTGCAATCGAGATCCAG CGTTGACCATCACCACCAAGGAGGAGTGCCAGAAAAATTGCGACATCGCTTGTATTGCGCAATATGACCCTGTGTATGGTACTTATAAGGGCCAGGAGCGCCGCTTTGGTAATGAGTGTGAAAAGACTGTTCACACCTGCCGAACTGGTGAAA CCTT